In the Pseudoalteromonas undina genome, one interval contains:
- a CDS encoding alpha/beta family hydrolase, with protein sequence MSIEWVKSSQQPAIAQFIFAHGAGAGSDSEFMQTMAKQLSEYGIDVGLFDFEYMQIAKQTNKRRPPERAPKLLTYFDHILTQADANLPLFIGGKSMGGRMASMLACSTSHAVLGVLAFGYPFHPPGKPEKLRTDHFADIPCPFLVLQGERDTFGTREELATMAMPKQPQYIWLTDGDHSLKPRKKSGITEQQNLNVAAMQAANFIKSTIENVKEEKHD encoded by the coding sequence ATGAGCATTGAATGGGTTAAAAGCAGTCAGCAACCTGCAATCGCACAGTTTATATTTGCGCATGGTGCAGGGGCTGGCAGTGATTCTGAGTTTATGCAAACCATGGCCAAACAGCTCAGTGAGTATGGTATTGACGTTGGGCTGTTTGATTTTGAATACATGCAAATTGCTAAACAAACCAATAAACGTCGCCCACCAGAGCGAGCACCAAAATTACTTACATATTTTGATCATATACTTACTCAAGCTGATGCAAATTTACCGCTATTTATAGGGGGTAAATCAATGGGCGGGCGCATGGCGTCTATGCTTGCTTGCTCAACCTCGCATGCTGTTTTAGGTGTACTTGCGTTTGGTTATCCGTTTCATCCACCGGGCAAGCCAGAAAAGCTCCGAACAGATCACTTTGCAGACATACCATGTCCTTTTTTAGTACTACAAGGTGAACGAGACACCTTTGGCACCCGTGAAGAGCTTGCCACAATGGCAATGCCAAAACAGCCGCAGTATATATGGTTAACTGATGGTGACCACTCACTAAAACCACGTAAAAAAAGTGGTATAACCGAGCAACAAAACCTTAATGTTGCAGCAATGCAGGCGGCTAACTTTATCAAAAGCACCATTGAGAATGTAAAAGAGGAAAAACATGATTAA
- a CDS encoding DUF423 domain-containing protein, whose product MIKLFLLAGSFFCMLSVILGAFAAHGLKSRLSDYAIGIFKTAAEYQMVHGLALIAVAILIKWGINLSMAGGFFIAGTLLFSGSLYLLALTGLKWLGPITPLGGLCFIIGWIVILVQVARFKF is encoded by the coding sequence ATGATTAAACTATTTTTACTCGCAGGCAGCTTTTTTTGTATGCTTTCAGTGATACTGGGCGCATTTGCTGCCCATGGTTTAAAAAGTCGCTTATCAGATTACGCTATTGGTATTTTTAAAACCGCCGCCGAGTATCAAATGGTACATGGGCTGGCACTGATTGCAGTGGCAATCTTAATAAAGTGGGGCATTAACTTAAGCATGGCAGGTGGTTTTTTTATAGCGGGTACACTGTTATTTAGTGGCAGCTTATATTTACTGGCTTTAACCGGCTTAAAGTGGCTGGGCCCAATTACACCACTAGGTGGACTGTGTTTTATTATTGGTTGGATAGTTATTTTAGTGCAAGTTGCACGATTTAAGTTTTAA
- the rlmM gene encoding 23S rRNA (cytidine(2498)-2'-O)-methyltransferase RlmM: MSSVVIYCRSGFESDAAAEITFHAAEQGFAGYVKAKPNTGYVIYECFEAQYSDEIIKKVDFKNMVFARQWFAGNLIENMPLEDRVGAIVDAAKDFTLCSELRVETPDTNEGKELLTFCKKISTPLKKALEKQNTVLREPKANRPVMHVLFLANNTAYVGHSYSYNNSPFFMGILRLRMPNDGPSRSTLKLDEAFNVFIPEQQRESRVQAGMRSVDLGACPGGWTYQLVRRGMFVSAIDNGPMNESLMETGQVKHFREDGFKYRPEKRNITWLVCDMVEKPTKVTNLMIDWAVNAYAKELIFNLKLPMKKRFDSVYECLKMIREEMVKFGISYELQAKHLYHDREEITVHLNVIKVPQSLYS; encoded by the coding sequence ATGTCTAGTGTTGTGATTTACTGTCGTAGTGGTTTTGAAAGCGATGCCGCTGCTGAAATAACGTTTCACGCCGCCGAGCAAGGGTTTGCTGGGTATGTAAAAGCAAAACCAAATACCGGTTATGTTATTTATGAATGTTTTGAAGCGCAGTACAGCGACGAAATAATCAAAAAAGTTGATTTTAAAAATATGGTATTTGCACGCCAATGGTTTGCCGGTAACCTGATAGAAAATATGCCATTAGAGGATAGAGTGGGCGCTATTGTAGATGCCGCAAAAGACTTTACTTTATGCTCTGAACTACGAGTAGAAACACCCGATACCAACGAGGGCAAGGAGTTACTGACTTTTTGTAAAAAGATATCAACTCCGCTTAAAAAAGCGCTCGAGAAACAAAATACCGTATTGCGTGAACCAAAAGCCAATCGTCCAGTAATGCATGTGCTGTTTTTAGCTAATAATACTGCGTATGTGGGTCACTCTTATAGCTATAACAACTCACCTTTCTTTATGGGGATTCTGCGTTTACGTATGCCAAACGATGGCCCAAGCCGCTCAACCCTTAAGTTAGATGAAGCATTTAATGTATTTATTCCTGAGCAGCAGCGTGAGTCAAGAGTGCAAGCTGGCATGCGCAGCGTTGATTTAGGTGCTTGCCCAGGTGGTTGGACTTATCAGTTGGTTCGCCGTGGTATGTTTGTTAGCGCGATAGATAATGGCCCAATGAATGAAAGTTTAATGGAAACAGGGCAAGTAAAACATTTTAGAGAAGATGGTTTTAAATACCGCCCAGAAAAAAGAAACATAACCTGGTTAGTTTGCGATATGGTAGAAAAACCAACGAAAGTAACTAACTTGATGATTGACTGGGCAGTAAACGCCTATGCAAAAGAGCTTATTTTTAATCTAAAACTACCGATGAAAAAACGCTTTGATAGTGTGTATGAATGTCTAAAAATGATTAGAGAGGAAATGGTGAAGTTCGGTATCAGCTATGAATTACAAGCTAAGCATTTGTACCATGATCGTGAAGAGATAACGGTGCACTTAAACGTAATTAAAGTACCACAAAGCTTATATAGTTAA
- the cysZ gene encoding sulfate transporter CysZ, producing the protein MEYFFSGFKLISQKGLKRFVLIPLLINILLFGSSLFFLFGWLSDGFNAVNSMLPEWLSWLEWLMWPIAVLVVLFSYSMLFTVITNFIAAPFNGLLSEKVELYLTGQKINDDGLADLVKDVPRMLGREWTKLCYYLPRAIGFFILLWVLPVIGQVLWVLFTCWMYAVQYKDYAFDNHKVSFTQMKNDLKSKQGLSYGFGFAVMLLTAIPFINLIVMPVAVCGATRLWVEHYRPQYRS; encoded by the coding sequence ATGGAATATTTTTTTTCCGGGTTTAAGTTAATTAGTCAAAAAGGACTAAAACGCTTTGTACTAATCCCCCTACTTATTAATATTTTATTATTTGGTAGCTCCTTATTCTTTTTATTTGGCTGGCTGAGTGATGGCTTTAACGCTGTAAATTCAATGCTTCCAGAATGGCTTAGTTGGCTCGAATGGTTAATGTGGCCAATTGCTGTACTGGTGGTGCTGTTTAGTTACAGTATGTTATTTACCGTTATTACTAACTTTATCGCCGCACCTTTTAATGGCTTGCTAAGTGAAAAAGTTGAGCTGTATTTAACTGGTCAAAAAATTAACGACGATGGATTAGCTGATTTAGTCAAAGATGTGCCGCGAATGCTAGGCCGAGAATGGACTAAGCTTTGCTACTACCTCCCGCGCGCTATTGGCTTTTTTATTCTATTGTGGGTGTTACCGGTAATAGGCCAAGTGCTCTGGGTGCTTTTTACCTGCTGGATGTATGCGGTGCAATATAAAGATTATGCTTTTGATAACCACAAAGTTAGCTTCACTCAAATGAAAAATGACTTAAAAAGCAAACAAGGCTTATCTTACGGGTTTGGCTTTGCAGTGATGCTGCTAACCGCTATCCCATTTATAAATTTAATTGTGATGCCTGTGGCAGTGTGCGGCGCTACACGGTTATGGGTTGAGCATTACCGACCACAATATCGTAGTTAA
- a CDS encoding putative bifunctional diguanylate cyclase/phosphodiesterase, with protein MIEIMRVRKLLSQQQNILSKIALGAPLDEVLENICLSIEELIEDSSAKCSILTLKGEQLFHSAAPNIAKGYCEAINGVHIGPSVGSCGTAVYEKKRVIASDIATSPLWENYKALALSFDLRSCWSTPIISTQSDILGTFAIYHDSAKSPTTQDLELIDFFVDFTSIALEKHTESLKSKVLLAELQQSNEKFKAFAKVLPDLTLILSEEGEYTNVYGTANESLYLSQEHVINRNVRDIMPPEDANPIMAVIAKTLQTNEVQVFEYQLNIKGKQLTFEGRTAPLESYQPNNPSQRHVVWMARDISTRKAAEEEVQRLAFFDPLTNLPNRRMLNDKLSMYVEQIKQSDHTGALLFLDLDNFKRINDSLGHNAGDEILVELSQRLTRVLNPTDTLARVGGDEFIILIENVGDSHKQASLESELMAKVVQSVFYDKFEIGDLAFQVSCSIGICLINNANAISENILKFADTAMYRSKMKGGNSSSFYDPALQTLLENQTELETDIVRAIACDEFCAYFQPQLSIDGSIIGAEALIRWNHPTKGLISPNSFIPIAEQFGLIQKLQNIVLRDICILLETLRDHNVLKNQFNVSINISQCQFNSSTLKGELFKAIETYDVLPSQIKLEITESMLAGDLMSTVKQMKELKSQGFVFSIDDFGTGYSCLKHLSVLPIDELKIDKSFIDKVLDNASGQSIVQSIIGLGHSLDINIVAEGVESAEQLHILKSMGVNAVQGFLFAKPLTHSNYLKWHKEHQ; from the coding sequence TTGATTGAAATAATGAGAGTCAGAAAGCTGCTTTCTCAGCAACAAAATATATTATCTAAAATAGCCTTGGGTGCGCCACTTGATGAAGTACTTGAAAATATTTGTTTATCTATTGAGGAGCTTATTGAAGACTCCTCTGCAAAGTGCTCTATATTAACACTCAAAGGTGAACAGCTATTTCATAGTGCGGCGCCTAATATTGCAAAGGGTTACTGTGAGGCAATTAATGGCGTACATATCGGCCCCAGTGTTGGCTCATGCGGTACTGCAGTGTATGAAAAAAAGCGAGTAATAGCCTCAGATATTGCAACATCACCCTTATGGGAAAACTATAAAGCGTTGGCATTGAGTTTTGATTTAAGGTCGTGCTGGTCAACCCCTATTATTTCAACACAATCAGACATATTAGGCACTTTTGCAATTTATCATGACAGTGCCAAGTCACCGACAACTCAAGATTTAGAGTTAATAGACTTTTTTGTTGATTTCACCAGTATTGCTTTAGAAAAGCACACAGAGTCACTAAAATCAAAAGTGTTACTTGCAGAATTACAGCAAAGTAATGAAAAGTTTAAAGCCTTCGCAAAAGTACTTCCCGATCTAACCCTCATTTTGAGTGAAGAAGGGGAGTATACCAACGTTTACGGCACTGCTAATGAAAGTTTATATTTAAGCCAAGAGCATGTGATTAATCGAAATGTCAGAGATATTATGCCTCCCGAGGATGCTAATCCTATTATGGCGGTAATTGCCAAAACGCTTCAAACTAATGAAGTTCAAGTGTTTGAGTATCAGCTAAATATAAAAGGTAAGCAACTTACATTTGAAGGACGAACAGCCCCGCTTGAAAGTTACCAACCTAATAATCCCTCTCAGCGACATGTAGTATGGATGGCCAGAGATATCTCTACTCGTAAAGCGGCAGAAGAAGAGGTGCAACGGTTAGCATTTTTTGACCCGCTTACAAACCTCCCGAACCGCAGAATGCTCAATGATAAACTCAGTATGTATGTTGAACAAATTAAGCAGTCTGATCACACGGGCGCACTCTTATTTTTAGATTTAGATAATTTTAAACGTATAAACGACTCATTAGGGCACAATGCCGGTGATGAAATACTGGTTGAGCTATCACAGCGACTAACGCGTGTTTTAAACCCAACAGATACCCTTGCCCGCGTGGGCGGTGATGAATTTATTATACTCATTGAGAATGTAGGAGATAGCCATAAGCAAGCGAGTCTTGAATCAGAATTAATGGCTAAAGTGGTACAAAGCGTTTTTTATGACAAGTTTGAGATAGGGGATTTGGCGTTTCAAGTTAGCTGCAGTATAGGTATATGTTTAATTAATAACGCCAATGCTATTAGCGAAAATATTTTAAAATTTGCAGATACCGCCATGTATCGCTCTAAAATGAAAGGCGGTAATAGTAGTAGCTTTTACGATCCTGCACTGCAAACCTTACTGGAAAATCAAACTGAGCTTGAAACAGATATAGTCAGAGCGATTGCATGTGATGAATTTTGTGCTTACTTTCAGCCTCAATTATCAATTGATGGCAGTATTATTGGTGCAGAAGCACTCATACGATGGAATCACCCAACCAAAGGACTAATCTCTCCTAATTCGTTTATTCCAATTGCCGAGCAATTTGGCTTAATTCAAAAGTTACAAAACATTGTATTGCGCGATATTTGTATTTTACTGGAAACACTTCGAGATCATAACGTACTGAAAAACCAGTTTAATGTGTCTATTAACATTAGCCAGTGTCAGTTTAATTCTTCTACTTTAAAAGGAGAATTGTTTAAAGCGATTGAGACGTATGATGTATTACCCTCACAAATTAAATTAGAGATCACTGAGTCCATGTTAGCGGGTGATTTAATGAGTACGGTAAAGCAAATGAAAGAGCTAAAGTCGCAGGGATTTGTATTTTCAATTGATGACTTTGGTACCGGCTACTCGTGTTTAAAGCACTTGAGTGTTTTACCGATAGACGAACTAAAAATAGATAAAAGCTTTATTGATAAAGTGTTGGATAACGCATCGGGGCAAAGCATAGTTCAGTCTATTATTGGTTTAGGTCATAGTTTAGATATTAATATTGTAGCCGAAGGGGTCGAAAGTGCTGAGCAACTACATATATTAAAGTCTATGGGTGTAAACGCAGTGCAAGGGTTCTTATTTGCAAAACCATTAACACACAGCAATTACTTAAAATGGCATAAAGAGCACCAATAA
- a CDS encoding BCCT family transporter, translating into MNTTKAALKSGEIHSPRVKFLEGVDIPVFLISGGILVLFAALALYDIKLMSDWINSAFAFSTKIFGAFWQVLLLLTFVIGIFLAVGRTGSVVLGGLKTPEISTFKWISIIMCTLLAGGGVFWAAAEPMAHFISPPPLFGGETGTKDAAYNALAQSFMHWGFLAWAILGSLTGIVYMHLHYEKGLPLKPRTLLYPVFGDRAMKGALGTIVDACCVLAVVAGTVGPIGFLGLQVSFGLEKLFAIPDTYTTQVVILFSLIGIYTLSAVSGVTKGIQLLSRFNVVLAVLLMLFILLMGPTAFIIDSYIHSFGLYLDNFIPMATFRADKPWLDWWTVFFWGWFLGYGPLMAMFVARISRGRTIREMILLISVVAPVITCFWFTIVGGSGIFFELNNPGVISEPFAGLNLPAALLAITEQLPMGFVVSVLFLVLTTIFVATTGDSMTYSVSMVMTGTDHPQTSIRMFWGIMMGVMAALLISIGEGGISALQSFIVVTAVPVSFVLLPSLWTAPQIVKKMADEQGL; encoded by the coding sequence ATGAATACCACGAAAGCAGCTTTAAAGTCGGGTGAAATACACTCTCCCCGAGTAAAGTTTCTGGAAGGGGTTGATATACCCGTTTTTTTAATCAGTGGCGGTATATTAGTTTTATTTGCCGCGCTGGCACTGTACGACATAAAACTGATGTCGGATTGGATAAACTCTGCCTTTGCCTTCTCCACCAAAATATTTGGCGCCTTTTGGCAAGTTCTGCTGTTATTAACCTTTGTGATTGGCATATTTTTAGCCGTAGGCCGCACCGGTTCAGTGGTGCTCGGCGGTTTAAAAACCCCTGAAATATCTACCTTCAAATGGATAAGTATAATTATGTGTACTTTGCTTGCAGGTGGCGGTGTATTTTGGGCCGCAGCAGAGCCAATGGCACACTTTATTTCTCCGCCCCCGTTATTTGGTGGTGAAACTGGCACAAAGGATGCCGCCTACAACGCTCTTGCACAAAGCTTTATGCATTGGGGCTTTTTAGCCTGGGCTATTTTAGGTAGTTTGACCGGCATTGTTTATATGCATCTCCATTACGAAAAAGGATTACCGCTTAAACCGCGCACTTTGCTTTACCCGGTATTTGGCGATCGCGCAATGAAAGGTGCGCTTGGTACTATTGTTGATGCATGTTGTGTACTCGCTGTGGTTGCTGGCACTGTTGGTCCTATTGGTTTTTTAGGTTTACAAGTGAGTTTTGGTCTAGAAAAATTGTTTGCCATTCCTGATACCTACACCACGCAGGTGGTTATTTTATTTAGCTTAATTGGAATTTACACACTTTCAGCGGTAAGTGGGGTTACCAAAGGTATTCAGCTACTAAGCCGTTTTAATGTTGTACTGGCAGTGTTGCTGATGTTGTTTATATTACTAATGGGGCCAACTGCGTTTATTATCGACAGTTACATTCATTCCTTTGGTTTGTATTTAGATAACTTTATTCCTATGGCTACATTTCGTGCCGATAAACCGTGGCTAGACTGGTGGACTGTATTCTTTTGGGGCTGGTTTTTAGGTTATGGCCCATTAATGGCTATGTTCGTTGCACGTATATCCCGTGGACGTACTATTCGTGAAATGATTTTACTTATTTCTGTGGTTGCCCCTGTGATCACGTGTTTTTGGTTTACTATTGTTGGCGGCTCAGGCATCTTTTTTGAATTAAACAATCCTGGCGTTATATCAGAGCCTTTTGCTGGGCTTAATTTGCCAGCGGCATTGTTAGCCATCACTGAGCAGTTACCTATGGGATTTGTTGTGTCGGTGTTATTTTTAGTACTGACCACTATTTTTGTGGCAACAACAGGTGATTCAATGACGTATTCGGTATCTATGGTAATGACGGGTACCGATCACCCACAAACCTCTATTCGAATGTTTTGGGGGATTATGATGGGGGTTATGGCGGCGTTGCTTATTTCTATAGGCGAGGGCGGAATTTCAGCCTTGCAGTCGTTTATTGTGGTCACTGCGGTGCCAGTTTCGTTTGTGTTACTACCTTCGTTGTGGACAGCACCACAAATAGTTAAGAAAATGGCAGACGAACAAGGGCTTTAA
- a CDS encoding GNAT family N-acetyltransferase — MQLVDLDPCDQDVINVFADIDRLISSLYPVATSQALTVNELGLPGVYAVGLKNQDGIVACGAIVKQFDGSWYGEIRRLYVKPSYRGKGLSRRIMQILLHYAGEEEIPIIKLETGPKQIQSIHLYENLGFVQCAPFGEYTENPNSLFMELALS, encoded by the coding sequence ATGCAGTTAGTCGACTTAGACCCTTGTGATCAGGATGTGATCAACGTATTTGCTGACATAGATCGACTTATTAGCTCATTATATCCTGTAGCAACTTCACAAGCGCTTACAGTTAATGAGCTTGGTTTACCGGGCGTTTACGCTGTAGGGTTAAAAAATCAAGACGGAATAGTTGCCTGTGGCGCAATAGTAAAGCAATTTGATGGTAGCTGGTATGGCGAAATTAGACGGCTTTACGTAAAACCTAGCTATCGCGGAAAAGGCTTATCGCGGCGTATTATGCAAATTTTATTGCACTATGCAGGCGAAGAAGAAATCCCAATCATAAAACTAGAAACAGGACCAAAGCAAATACAATCAATCCATCTTTATGAGAATTTAGGGTTTGTGCAATGTGCCCCTTTTGGTGAATACACAGAAAACCCGAATAGCTTATTTATGGAGCTTGCGCTCAGCTAA
- the speA gene encoding biosynthetic arginine decarboxylase: MKETTSLEQARTSYNVRHWSQGFFGINDQGDVYVAPKADAPQQTIALTDIAKQLEDKGLSLPALVRFPQILHHRVHSLCGAFNTAIESYGYPKDYLLVYPIKVNQQREVVEEIVASQAQVEKKQLGLEAGSKPELLTVLALAEKTSAVIVCNGYKDKEYVRLALIGEKLGHKVYIVLEKLSELDMVLSQAKELNVKPRIGIRVRLASQGKGKWQASGGEKSKFGLSASQVLYVVNRLKETDQLDLVQLVHFHLGSQMANIRDVRLGVSEAARFYCELRKLGAQIECLDVGGGLAVDYDGTRSQSHNSMNYSLAEYANNIVYTIGDICKQYEQPFPTIISESGRALTAHHAVLISNVIGTETYAPEEIEAPADDAPQLLKNMWISWQQLHVLTDDRALIEIFHDSQGDLAEAHSQFAMGLLDLTQRAWAEQINLRVCYELNKLMDNKNRFHRPIIDDLNARLADKFFVNFSLFQSLPDAWGIDQVFPVLPLSGLTQAPQKRAVLLDITCDSDGALEHYVDGQGIESTLPVPEFTADKPYLMGFFLVGAYQEILGDMHNLFGDTHSAIVNMDEQGIASITEINHGDTVADMMRYVHLDVEGFQQSYAQLVSAKIAADEQQSVLDELQSGLDGYTYLEEL, translated from the coding sequence ATGAAAGAGACAACATCACTAGAACAAGCTCGTACGAGCTACAACGTTCGTCATTGGAGCCAAGGTTTTTTTGGTATTAATGATCAAGGTGATGTGTATGTTGCGCCCAAGGCTGATGCCCCACAGCAAACCATTGCACTAACAGACATTGCTAAGCAACTTGAAGACAAAGGTTTAAGCTTGCCAGCACTTGTTCGTTTTCCACAAATATTACACCATCGTGTGCATAGCCTATGTGGCGCATTTAATACCGCAATAGAAAGCTATGGCTATCCAAAAGACTATTTATTAGTTTATCCAATTAAAGTAAATCAACAGCGTGAAGTTGTTGAAGAAATTGTTGCCAGCCAAGCGCAAGTAGAAAAAAAACAGCTAGGTTTAGAGGCTGGTAGCAAGCCAGAGTTATTAACTGTATTAGCGCTGGCTGAAAAAACCAGTGCGGTGATTGTGTGTAATGGCTACAAAGATAAAGAATATGTGCGCTTAGCGCTGATTGGCGAGAAGCTGGGCCATAAAGTGTATATCGTACTTGAGAAACTGTCTGAGCTGGATATGGTGCTTAGTCAAGCCAAAGAACTTAATGTAAAACCGCGTATTGGTATTCGTGTGCGTTTAGCATCGCAGGGCAAAGGAAAATGGCAAGCAAGTGGCGGTGAAAAATCGAAGTTTGGGTTGTCTGCTTCACAAGTGCTGTATGTAGTAAACCGTTTAAAAGAAACAGATCAGCTTGATTTAGTACAGCTTGTGCATTTTCACTTAGGGTCGCAAATGGCCAATATTCGTGATGTACGCTTAGGTGTAAGTGAAGCTGCGCGTTTTTATTGTGAATTACGTAAGTTGGGTGCACAAATAGAGTGCCTTGATGTAGGGGGCGGTTTAGCGGTTGATTACGACGGTACACGCAGTCAATCACACAACTCAATGAACTACAGTTTAGCCGAATACGCAAATAATATTGTGTACACCATAGGTGATATTTGTAAGCAGTATGAACAGCCTTTCCCTACCATTATTTCAGAGTCGGGAAGAGCATTAACGGCGCACCATGCAGTGCTTATTTCCAATGTAATTGGCACCGAAACATATGCACCAGAAGAAATAGAAGCGCCGGCAGATGATGCGCCGCAATTACTTAAAAATATGTGGATTTCATGGCAACAATTGCATGTACTTACTGATGACCGTGCATTAATTGAGATTTTTCACGACAGCCAAGGTGATTTAGCTGAAGCGCATAGTCAGTTTGCGATGGGATTATTAGATTTAACCCAACGCGCATGGGCCGAGCAAATTAATTTGCGTGTGTGTTATGAGCTTAATAAATTAATGGATAACAAAAATCGTTTCCATCGTCCGATTATTGATGATCTGAATGCGCGTTTAGCGGACAAGTTTTTTGTCAATTTCTCATTGTTTCAGTCATTGCCTGACGCGTGGGGTATTGACCAAGTGTTTCCGGTATTGCCTTTAAGTGGTTTAACGCAAGCTCCACAAAAACGGGCTGTGTTACTTGATATCACCTGTGATTCAGATGGCGCATTAGAGCATTATGTAGATGGTCAAGGTATTGAAAGTACGTTGCCAGTACCTGAGTTTACAGCAGACAAACCTTATTTAATGGGGTTTTTCTTAGTAGGTGCCTATCAAGAGATTTTAGGCGATATGCATAACTTATTTGGTGATACGCATAGTGCTATTGTCAATATGGATGAGCAAGGTATTGCTAGCATTACAGAAATTAATCATGGTGATACTGTGGCTGACATGATGCGTTATGTACATTTAGATGTTGAAGGTTTTCAGCAGTCATACGCGCAGTTAGTGAGCGCAAAAATTGCAGCAGATGAACAGCAAAGCGTTTTAGACGAGTTGCAAAGCGGCCTTGATGGCTACACTTATTTAGAAGAGTTATAA
- the speB gene encoding agmatinase: MSSLFGCVDHSLYSNGMTFLRRPMVQNINAIEADVVVLGLPFDLATSGRPGARLGPDAIRRASVHLAWEDTKYPWTFPLFERLTVADAGDFTYPVGDPEYFTAQLEMAAEQILRQGKTLLGLGGDHFVTLPLLRAHAKIHGKMALVHFDAHTDTYSNGSRFDHGTMFYHAPMEGLIDVNHSIQLGIRTDFDQSRHEFAVIDAMQANDLHANDIAAQIIERVGDLPVYLTFDIDCLDPAFAPGTGTPVCGGLTSDKVLKILRALKGVNMVGMDVVEVSPSYDQSELTAIAAATIASELLHLWAFKHKY, from the coding sequence ATGTCTAGCTTGTTTGGTTGTGTTGACCACTCATTGTACTCAAATGGGATGACGTTTTTACGTCGTCCTATGGTACAAAACATTAACGCGATTGAAGCCGATGTAGTGGTATTGGGTCTACCGTTTGATTTAGCCACTTCAGGGCGCCCTGGTGCCCGCTTAGGGCCTGATGCTATTCGCAGAGCATCGGTACATTTAGCATGGGAAGATACAAAATATCCATGGACATTTCCATTGTTTGAGCGCTTAACCGTGGCGGATGCTGGCGACTTTACTTATCCGGTGGGCGATCCTGAATATTTTACCGCGCAATTGGAAATGGCGGCAGAGCAAATACTTCGCCAAGGTAAAACATTATTAGGCTTGGGTGGCGATCATTTCGTAACGTTACCACTATTGCGCGCACATGCAAAAATTCATGGCAAAATGGCATTAGTTCACTTCGATGCGCATACCGATACCTATAGCAACGGCTCGCGTTTTGATCACGGCACCATGTTTTATCATGCCCCAATGGAAGGGTTAATTGATGTTAATCACAGTATTCAGCTAGGCATTCGTACTGACTTTGATCAAAGCAGGCATGAGTTTGCAGTGATTGATGCCATGCAAGCCAATGATCTGCATGCGAATGATATTGCAGCTCAGATTATTGAGCGAGTGGGTGATTTACCGGTTTACTTAACCTTTGATATAGATTGTTTAGACCCCGCCTTTGCACCAGGTACGGGCACACCCGTGTGTGGTGGTTTAACCTCTGATAAAGTGCTTAAAATCTTACGCGCACTGAAAGGGGTTAATATGGTGGGAATGGATGTGGTTGAAGTATCCCCGTCGTACGACCAAAGTGAGCTTACCGCCATTGCCGCTGCAACGATTGCCAGTGAATTACTGCATTTGTGGGCATTTAAGCATAAATATTAA